A window of Cytobacillus sp. FSL H8-0458 genomic DNA:
ACATCAATTGTGTTGGCAGGAAGAAAGGGTGTTCCATAAAATAAGATCACTCTGGGTTTCTTCTCAGGGTCTGATTGGTGGAGAGCTTCTACAATATCAAAAGCAATCATTCTGGCATCAGTTTCATGAAGCGAGCTCCTATTCCTTGCTTCTTCCATTACACTCACAGTATTGATGCCCTTTTCTTCAAGATAGACAAGAAACTCATCTAAAGCCGTCACTTCTGTTCCCCAGTCCAGCTGTCTTTCCGGAAGCTTATTGACGGTCCGAAAATCTTTATAGGCACCTTCCAGGCGGTGCTCAACAGCGATGGCCGCATCTTCTGCAATCATTCTCAGTTCTTTCGAAAGCTGCTTCAAGGGTTTTTCATAGAAAAAGTAATTGAAGTAAACCCTGCAGCCAACTGCCGTCTGAACGTCATATCGTTTTTTATCATCCCTCATATATAAACAGCTTGGCGGAAGCACCAGTTCTCCTTCAAGCCTCTCAGTAAGCTGAAAATTCTGGCTGATACGCGCAGTCAGCTCTGCAGCAATTAATGTAGGATCAATTCCCGCAAGACTTTCACCGGCGTGGGCCTCCCTTCCGAAAATGGAGAAACACGGCAATATTTTTCCTGCAGTACCAGTGTAAATATACTTAGTGGTATCTCCGTCATACAATGGCGAGATAAAATCATTATTTATGGCAGCAATATATTCAAGGCCCATTTCTTCCTTCAGCCTCAGCAATTCGGAAAGGGCTGCTCTGCTTCCTTTATGCTCACCCTCCTCATCAGCGTTGAACATAACCAGCAAATTCCCGTCCAATTCACCGGGATTTTCCGAAAAAAACAGGAGATTGGCCAGATGTACAGCAATTCCGCTCTGCATATCCAATGACCCTCTTCCAAAAAGCCACTCATTGGATCTGGCATCTTCCTGCACTTCCGGATCAGAGCCATATTGTTCAAAAAACTCCTGAAGCTTATCGGGATCATGGGCCATGCCCTGAATGGGACCAAAATCCTCAGTGCCAACCGTGTCCAAATGGGCCAGATATATAATGGTCTTTTTGCTAATCGCCCTCCCCTTGAGGAAGGCAAACACATTCTTGCGGTCCAGTTCATCTCCGGGGATTTCCTGGGTCCATACTAGATGATCATTATCCTGAAAAGATGGATACGAACAGATAACTTCCTTTAGAAATTCAGCTTTATGCACTTCTCCATCTGAATGGTTATAGCTCTCCATCTGCACAAGGGCCTTTGTTAAATATTCGGCCTGCTGACTCAGATTCATGGTTTTAAGATTTGCAAACATAGGCCAACCCCATTTCGTTGTCGTTTGACCTTAGTGTATAAGCATACTCTATTGAGAATCAACACTTTTTTATATCGGGGGAAGCAAATTCACTCAGCAGCATTAGAGAAGCTTTTTTCTATATATTAGGATGAAACAGCCAATATATAGAATAATAACATTAAGGTCTTGAAATTTTCATCAAAAACGAATATTATATTATTTGTGCTTTCAAAACGTTCGTATTTCTCATTTACACATATAACCTGAAAGAAGTTTTAGTTTATGGGGGACTTTTTATGTTCAAATTAAAAGAAAATCAAACAAACGTTAAGACCGAGGTCTTGGCAGGCATCACAACTTTCTTAACTATGGTTTATATAGTGGTCGTAAACCCTGTCATCTTATCTGATGCAGGTGTACCTTTTGATCAAGTCTTTTCCGCAACCATTATTGCAACTGTAGCAGGTACTCTATGGATGGCACTGTTCGCCAATTATCCGATTGCCATCGCACCTGGAATGGGCCTGAACGCCTATTTTGCCTACTCTGTTGTCGGCACTCATGGAAATATTGATTACATGACTGCATTCTCAGCAGTATTTATTGCTGGTATTATCTTCATTATATTGTCACTTACCCCTTTCCGGGAAAAGTTGATCATTGCGATACCG
This region includes:
- a CDS encoding M20 family metallopeptidase; protein product: MFANLKTMNLSQQAEYLTKALVQMESYNHSDGEVHKAEFLKEVICSYPSFQDNDHLVWTQEIPGDELDRKNVFAFLKGRAISKKTIIYLAHLDTVGTEDFGPIQGMAHDPDKLQEFFEQYGSDPEVQEDARSNEWLFGRGSLDMQSGIAVHLANLLFFSENPGELDGNLLVMFNADEEGEHKGSRAALSELLRLKEEMGLEYIAAINNDFISPLYDGDTTKYIYTGTAGKILPCFSIFGREAHAGESLAGIDPTLIAAELTARISQNFQLTERLEGELVLPPSCLYMRDDKKRYDVQTAVGCRVYFNYFFYEKPLKQLSKELRMIAEDAAIAVEHRLEGAYKDFRTVNKLPERQLDWGTEVTALDEFLVYLEEKGINTVSVMEEARNRSSLHETDARMIAFDIVEALHQSDPEKKPRVILFYGTPFLPANTIDVTAERGIFLKSCLEEVLAEEAKKTGETFKVRKYFPYLSDGSFLSFDGSDEDIQSLKKNFPALKSLFPIPLKAMRDLSIPVINIGVYGKAGHKWTERVYKPYTFEILPEVIRKLTKRILEKPGN